The Granulicella sibirica genome has a segment encoding these proteins:
- a CDS encoding cupin domain-containing protein encodes MRFIETTPPGGGPPPRMHVKEEEIFTVLEGQYEFYKDGIWVPMVNGRAILSSRNTYHAFRNVGSAPGHMMLATIGGGIDDYFRAISGLTLPQDKERLTEISDHCGYHYLPSALFRSQSLFVLKSHQDLLSRVMSHTV; translated from the coding sequence TTGCGTTTTATTGAGACGACTCCACCTGGCGGCGGACCGCCCCCCCGCATGCACGTGAAAGAGGAAGAGATCTTCACCGTACTTGAGGGCCAGTATGAGTTCTACAAAGACGGGATTTGGGTACCGATGGTTAACGGTAGAGCGATCTTGTCCTCTCGGAATACATATCACGCATTCCGGAATGTGGGCTCGGCGCCGGGGCACATGATGTTGGCAACGATCGGGGGCGGGATTGACGATTATTTCCGCGCGATTTCAGGCCTCACGCTCCCTCAGGACAAGGAAAGGCTGACCGAAATCAGCGATCATTGCGGCTACCACTATCTACCGTCGGCGCTCTTTCGATCACAGTCATTATTCGTCCTCAAATCTCATCAGGATCTCTTGTCACGAGTGATGTCGCACACTGTGTAG
- a CDS encoding alpha/beta hydrolase, translating into MSKFLLHSGQRPPTAPALGTPVTTASWRDKPSWFIVASRDRTISPQLEELEAKRMNAITTRADSCHVVMLSKPEVVTDVIIRASHALDNDRQ; encoded by the coding sequence TTGAGCAAGTTCCTTCTGCACTCCGGTCAGCGTCCACCAACCGCCCCGGCCCTGGGCACGCCTGTCACGACCGCGTCCTGGAGAGACAAGCCCTCCTGGTTCATCGTTGCAAGCAGGGACCGCACAATCTCCCCGCAGCTTGAAGAACTGGAAGCCAAGCGGATGAACGCCATCACGACAAGAGCAGATTCCTGCCATGTGGTGATGCTGTCGAAGCCCGAAGTAGTCACTGATGTCATCATTCGCGCCAGTCATGCACTCGATAACGATCGGCAGTAA
- a CDS encoding alpha/beta fold hydrolase, which translates to MSSYTHNTAPTQFVESEGIRFAFRRFGKQESIPLVFIPHILGNLDSWDPSVTDGLAADREVILFNNAGVASSSGEVPTTFAEMAKSAGVFIDALGLTRVDVLGFSIGSMMQNVALERPDLVRKLVIVGSGPRNGDGIPLTPESQAIFTNKYGNLDDFWIDGFFTASPESLAAGRAFLERRDARVENRDTPIGEKVQPAQIRSSSGVGEPDRRTLRLSAGHQDSRPDRWGEIGHYLLHDQLLLSRAEPSGRTADPLSRRRARLALSVPGFVRRTYGNVPARLTRHHEHRRSALQKQLANP; encoded by the coding sequence GTGAGCTCCTACACCCACAACACTGCACCCACTCAGTTCGTCGAGAGCGAAGGCATCCGTTTTGCTTTTCGTCGCTTCGGTAAACAGGAAAGCATTCCGCTTGTCTTCATCCCTCATATCCTGGGGAATCTGGACAGCTGGGACCCCTCAGTGACAGACGGCCTCGCGGCTGACCGTGAGGTTATTCTCTTCAACAATGCCGGGGTCGCGAGTTCGAGCGGGGAGGTGCCCACGACCTTCGCAGAGATGGCCAAGAGCGCTGGAGTCTTCATCGATGCTCTCGGACTCACTAGAGTGGATGTTCTCGGGTTCTCGATTGGGTCGATGATGCAGAACGTTGCTCTAGAACGGCCAGATTTGGTGCGCAAGCTGGTGATCGTCGGGAGTGGACCCCGCAACGGCGACGGGATTCCGCTGACACCTGAGTCTCAGGCCATTTTCACAAACAAGTACGGGAACCTCGATGACTTTTGGATCGACGGCTTCTTCACGGCGTCTCCTGAGAGCCTAGCGGCGGGTCGAGCATTCCTGGAACGCCGAGATGCACGTGTGGAGAATCGTGACACCCCTATCGGGGAGAAGGTGCAGCCTGCGCAAATTCGCAGCTCTTCAGGAGTGGGGGAACCCGATCGGAGAACGCTTCGCTTATCTGCAGGGCATCAAGATTCCCGTCCTGATCGTTGGGGGGAAATCGGACATTATCTTTTACACGATCAACTCCTTCTATCTCGAGCAGAGCCTTCCGGACGCACAGCTGATCCTTTATCCCGACGCCGCGCACGGCTCGCTCTTTCAGTACCCGGCTTTGTTCGTAGAACATACGGCAATGTTCCTGCGAGGCTGACGAGGCACCATGAACATCGTCGCAGCGCTCTTCAAAAGCAACTTGCCAATCCGTGA
- a CDS encoding carboxymuconolactone decarboxylase family protein, translating to MSRISRLQRDEVLPEAVAIYDKYLRDRGNVPNMFRTMAHRPEIFKTIIAHMEAVLNTGTLTKALKELVIVRTSQLNRTPYCLASHTTIAKKLGWSEAQIAALDQPATGEFSEREKVAIHLAEIMTLDAHGYSDADFFRLRSFFSEGEVVELMAAIGLFNYFNRFNDLLEMEPTQPASKEELATAGIAVVS from the coding sequence ATGTCCAGAATCTCTCGTTTGCAACGGGACGAAGTCTTGCCAGAAGCGGTCGCGATCTACGACAAATATCTGCGAGACCGTGGCAACGTGCCCAACATGTTTCGCACCATGGCGCATCGGCCCGAGATCTTCAAGACGATCATCGCTCACATGGAGGCGGTGCTGAACACCGGCACGCTCACCAAGGCGCTCAAAGAACTCGTCATTGTGCGAACGTCCCAACTGAATAGAACACCCTACTGCCTCGCCTCTCACACGACCATCGCGAAGAAGCTCGGCTGGTCCGAAGCTCAGATCGCCGCTCTTGATCAACCCGCGACCGGGGAGTTTTCCGAGCGAGAGAAGGTAGCCATCCACCTTGCCGAGATCATGACGCTCGACGCGCATGGGTACTCGGACGCGGATTTTTTTCGGCTCCGGAGCTTTTTTTCCGAAGGAGAGGTCGTCGAGTTGATGGCCGCAATCGGCTTGTTCAACTACTTCAACCGTTTCAATGATTTGCTGGAGATGGAACCAACGCAGCCTGCGAGCAAGGAGGAACTTGCTACTGCTGGCATCGCGGTCGTCTCGTAG